Below is a genomic region from Calliopsis andreniformis isolate RMS-2024a unplaced genomic scaffold, iyCalAndr_principal scaffold0001, whole genome shotgun sequence.
TTTCTTCTAGAACAATTGGTCTCACCTTGGTGTCTCCCCTGTTTTTTCCAAAATTGTTTTGGCATTTATTTTGGCCGCTCGACCTCGGCGTCGGTCGTCATAGCGGGCTCATCCACGGGTAACCTACACATGCTTGTAATTGGGCGTGTGTATGTTGACTTCGCTGTACGTACTTTTACCACACGTACATTTCCGTCTTTCCCCGGGTATCTCAATCTCCCACTGATTGGGGGGAAGAAGAGCATTCTGCACTAACACCAGAtcccctggttgcagttgcagttGGGTGGCGCGCCACTTGTAGCGATTTTGGAGGTGCGTGAAATAATCGCGTGCCCAGTGCCTCCACAGTTGCACGTGAAATTTCTGAATCGCTCTCCAACACGACAATCGCGAGAGTTTTTCAGTTTCCACCGACTGCAGCGGAATCGCATTTAGTGGACCTCCTGTCAGAGGCGCATAATCGTCTGGGTGGTCACTCAGGGGGGCGATCGGTCGCGAGTTGAGACTCGCTTCGATCTTGCAGAGAAGCGTCTGCATTTCCTCTCCCGTCGGCGTGAATTTACCCAGCGTGCGCTTTAAATGGTGTTTCACCGATTTTACGCCGGCTTCCTGCATTCCACCGAAATGAGGAATGCTGGGGGGGTTAAACCTCCACCTTATCCCCATAGAGCCGCATTTGTTTTGCATTGCTGTGGAGGAAAACGCCTCACAGAACTGCTTACGTAACTCTCGATCGGCCCCAACGAAATTGGTGCCATTGTCGCTGAAAATGCAAGACAGTATACCACGTCTTGCTACAAACCGATCGAGTGCAGCTAGAAACGCGCTCGTCGTGTAATCATGGACGAGCTCGATGTAGACGGCGCGCGTGGCGTAACAAACGAACACCGCGATGTACGCTTTGTGAGCCGTCTTTCCTCGACCAGCGGAGTCGCGGACACGGTAAGGCCCCGCGTAGTCCACTCCGCAGTTGTCGAAGGCCTTTGCAGGCCTGCAGCGTTCCGGTATCAAATACTGCATTATTTGCGTGGAGGCGCTGCTTCGCCATCTCACGCATCGCATGCATTTGTTTATAACGGTCTTCGCTGCGTTTCGGCAGCCGAGAATCCAGTAGCTTTGCCTCACAGTATGCAAGGTCAGCTGCAAGCCCCCGTGCAACGTATCCACGTGGCACTGCCGGATTATGAGTGTTGACACATAATGTTTCGGCAGTATTATCGGGTGCTTGGTTTCCCATGCAAGCGTCGCATTCTCCAGTCGTCCGCCAACCCTCAAGACGTCATTTTCATCGAGAAAAGGGTTTAGGCTTTTTAGCGGAGATTTCTCAGGTACTCCTCGGCGTTTTTTCAAGCACCGGTACTCTTCTGAGAAATGCGTGCCTTGTATGTGACGCACGATACGTTCAGTTGCGATTCGCAATTCTGACGCCTCGATTACTCGACTGTCGGGTGACCCTTGATCGGCGCGCGTTTGTTTTGGCCAGCGAAGACAATACGCCGTTACACGCAACAGTTTTCTCCACGTTTGAAATCGGAACAGAAATTCCCATTCCGGTTTCGGAGTCGTTACATGTGCATGCGCTATGCGCTTGCTTTCAGTGGTCTCCACGGAAGCTGGCATCGCTGGCCACTCCACTTCCGGTCCGCTCAGCCACCCTGGTCCAAACATCCACAGTCTCGACTGCAGAAAATCTGCAGCCTCTATCCCACGCGAATTTAAATCCGCGGGATTTGAGCGTGTTGGAACGTAACACCATTCAGCGCTCGGAAGAGACGTTTGGATTTTTGACACGCGGTTGGCTACCACAACCGTCCATGTCGATGGATGTTTTTTAAGCCAAGCGAGGGCGATCGTAGAATCTGTCCAACAGACAACACGATCGATCGGCAGTGAGAGCGATTTTCTTACATGCACGATAAGCTCAGCGAGCAGTACGGCCCCGTTCAATTCAAGAACTGGGATCAACTGCGTTTTGATCGGAGCCACTCGCATTTTTGCCATTAGAAGTGATGTAAACACTTCATTGTTCACCGTGGTCACTTTCAAGTAGGTGACGGCGGAATAGGCAGCGAGTGATGCGTCACAAAATCCATGGAGCTCCACAGAGATTGCATCGGCTCCATATCGGATCCATCTGGGTAATTTCCAATCGTTCAATCTGCTCCAATCGACACAAAATGTGTTCCACATTTTGAGCGTCTCCGCGGAAACGTGCTCGTCCCACTGGATTTTCTCCAGCCACTGGG
It encodes:
- the LOC143186473 gene encoding uncharacterized protein LOC143186473 produces the protein MIRAKILLQAQWLEKIQWDEHVSAETLKMWNTFCVDWSRLNDWKLPRWIRYGADAISVELHGFCDASLAAYSAVTYLKVTTVNNEVFTSLLMAKMRVAPIKTQLIPVLELNGAVLLAELIVHVRKSLSLPIDRVVCWTDSTIALAWLKKHPSTWTVVVANRVSKIQTSLPSAEWCYVPTRSNPADLNSRGIEAADFLQSRLWMFGPGWLSGPEVEWPAMPASVETTESKRIAHAHVTTPKPEWEFLFRFQTWRKLLRVTAYCLRWPKQTRADQGSPDSRVIEASELRIATERIVRHIQGTHFSEEYRCLKKRRGVPEKSPLKSLNPFLDENDVLRVGGRLENATLAWETKHPIILPKHYVSTLIIRQCHVDTLHGGLQLTLHTVRQSYWILGCRNAAKTVINKCMRCVRWRSSASTQIMQYLIPERCRPAKAFDNCGVDYAGPYRVRDSAGRGKTAHKAYIAVFVCYATRAVYIELVHDYTTSAFLAALDRFVARRGILSCIFSDNGTNFVGADRELRKQFCEAFSSTAMQNKCGSMGIRWRFNPPSIPHFGGMQEAGVKSVKHHLKRTLGKFTPTGEEMQTLLCKIEASLNSRPIAPLSDHPDDYAPLTGGPLNAIPLQSVETEKLSRLSCWRAIQKFHVQLWRHWARDYFTHLQNRYKWRATQLQLQPGDLVLVQNALLPPNQWEIEIPGERRKCTCGKSTYSEVNIHTPNYKHV